In the Desulfovibrio sp. Huiquan2017 genome, GCAACATAAATCAGGGAGAATCTACGCATGCTCGTCACCGCCTATATCATGGAATTGAGCTCACGGATGACCCGATCCGTGATGTCCATGTTGCTGTCCACAAAACCGATGATCTCCGGGTCGGTCAGAATCATGGTGAAGCCCCGCTCCCGGGCTATTTCCTTGAGAATGGAGTCCGCCCGCCGCATGACGAAACGAATCAGACTGCGCTCCTCGTCCTGAATCTCCTGGTTGCTGTTCTTGACCAGTTGTTCATAGTCGCGCACGGCCTGACGCAGTCCGGTCTCGCGGCTCTGCTGCTCACTCACGGACAAGGCGTCCTCCTTGAGGCCCGCCTGCAACTTGTTGACCTTGTCCAGGGCCAGGCGGACGCGCCGGTCCTTTTCCTTGCCCAATCCGGCCAGGTCCTCCTGGGCGATCTTGCCGATCTTCGACTCGTTGATGATCCGTTGCGGGTTGACGAACCCGACCTTGGAAACCTGGGCCAGGGAAGGGACCGCAGGAAGAAGCAAGACGGCGCACAGCCACAGGGATAGGAAAAGACGCTTCATAGGGAGAGATTACCTCGTTGTCGTTGCGGAATTGGGCCAACGTAGCCGACAACCCGGCCCCTTGTCGATAGCTATAGGGTGGACAGGGGATCGAGGTCCAAGCCGGTGCGCACGGCGCGTGGATCGGGATTGGCCCGGACCAGGGCCGCGTACAGCCCCCGGACCTTGCTCCAGTCGTCGGACTTGAGCAGGCAGTTGAACCGCTTGCGGCCGCGCAGCATGGCCAAAGGCGCCGGGGCCGGGCCAAGCACGCTGATGCCGAGCGCCCTGCCTTGCTCGCGCAGGACCTGGCCCAGGAGATTCACGGCGGCCGGACCATTGTCGAAATCCGCCGGAAAACTGATGCGCACCAAGGCCATGTGCGAAAACGGAGGGTAATGGAACAGAGTCCGCCGGGAGACCTCACGATCGAAGAATCCCTGGTAGTCGCCGCTCAGGATCTCCTTCCAGATGGGGTGATCGGGATTGCGCGTCTGAATAAGCACCCGGCCCGGATGTTCGCCGCGCCCGGCCCGGCCCGCCACCTGGACCAGAAGCTGGAAAGTCCGCTCCGAGGATCGGTAGTCCGGCAGATTCAGGCCAAGATCGCCGTCGGCCACCACCACCAGGGTCACGCCCGGGAAATGATGTCCCTTGGAGATCATCTGGGTGCCCACCAAAACTTGGGCCTCGCCCCGCCCGAACGCCCCGAGGATTTCCTCCAGCCGCTCCTGTCGACGGGTGGCGTCGCGATCCAGGCGCAGGACCTGGACGTCTTCGGGCAACAGCTCGGTCAAGGCTTCCTCAAGCTGTTCCGTGCCTTCGCCCATGGGGATGAAATTCGCGCCCC is a window encoding:
- a CDS encoding OmpH family outer membrane protein, whose translation is MKRLFLSLWLCAVLLLPAVPSLAQVSKVGFVNPQRIINESKIGKIAQEDLAGLGKEKDRRVRLALDKVNKLQAGLKEDALSVSEQQSRETGLRQAVRDYEQLVKNSNQEIQDEERSLIRFVMRRADSILKEIARERGFTMILTDPEIIGFVDSNMDITDRVIRELNSMI